One window of Amaranthus tricolor cultivar Red isolate AtriRed21 chromosome 13, ASM2621246v1, whole genome shotgun sequence genomic DNA carries:
- the LOC130798929 gene encoding uncharacterized protein LOC130798929 — translation MPFGLKNAGATYQRMVNKVFQSQIGRNLEVYVDDMITKSKQASQHAADLRKTFNTLRKHQMRLNPEKCVFGVTGGKCLGFLVDERGIEANPDKIQAIRDMKSAGSVKEVQKLTGCIAALGRFLSKSADRCSPFFKTLKQSKFEWTKEAKESFQQLKEHLSCLPKLVSPYNGEKLVLYVSVSEYSLSGVLIAEREKKQFPVYYVSHAFRGSEGNYSEVEKVLFAIVMASRKLKPYFQSHQIIVRSSQPVKKILEGKNKSSRVTDWANQLADFGIEYEPRTAIKAQALEDFIVESTIPQHPEPNQEWKLYVDGSSTQSASGAGLLIVSSAGVRMERAVRFEFAASNNEAEYEALLMGLKICHEAGAKVLSTFSDSQLIVGQVNGEFEAKDEGMKMYLQQVREFVKKFDKFTLVHIPRSQNAQADSLAKLASSAETVAARDIIWGVLPNPSINLMVNTIDRSDMWMEPYIKFLQNQTLPHDENQAKMLQKKARWFELHEGTLYKKSYTHPLLKCVSPEEGNYILREIHEGGCGIHQGVRTVIGKILRSGYYWPSLREDAETLVKRCPECQYHSKIERKPSNYLSIMQAVLPFDKWGMNLLGPFPPAKGQRKFIIVAIDYFTKYVEAEPLSSVTDNQVYQFIWRNIITRYDIPRVIITNNGRQFVSKNTTQYCDRFGIQIRFSSVSRPQTNGQVESANKEILNGIKKKIEGLKGTWDEELPGILWASRTTVKEATGHTLFSLVYGSEAVLPVEIGIPSTRFTYYSHDENEQRKRENLDLLPETRGNALLRSMAQKQKMTRNFNRLVKTKHIHVGDYVLRKVEATGKIVEKGKLGANWDGPFKIVRIIKPGTFELEDMNGKKLSRPWNGDHLKKYFI, via the coding sequence ATGCCCTTCGGGCTAAAGAATGCTGGAGCTACTTACCAGAGAATGGTCAataaggtcttccaatctcaaATAGGCCGAAACTTGGAAGTATACGTGGACGAtatgatcacaaaaagcaagCAAGCGTCCCAACATGCCGCGGACTTACGCAAAACATTCAACACCCTCCGGAAACATCAAATGAGACTCAACCCTGAAAAGTGCGTGTTTGGAGTCACCGGTGGGAAATGCCTTGGTTTCCTTGTTGACGAAAGAGGAATAGAAGCCAACCCTGATAAGATACAGGCAATCCGGGACATGAAGTCCGCAGGATCCGTAAAAGAAGTTCAAAAGCTAACAGGATGCATAGCTGCTTTAGGAAGATTTTTATCCAAGTCCGCGGATAGATGTTCgcccttcttcaaaaccctcaaGCAAAGCAAGTTCGAGTGGACAAAAGAAGCCAAGGAATCCTTCCAGCAGTTGAAAGAGCACTTGTCTTGTTTACCGAAGCTAGTCTCGCCATACAACGGGGAAAAACTGGTCTTATATGTCTCGGTCTCCGAATACTCTCTGTCAGGAGTACTGATCgccgaaagagaaaagaagcaatTCCCCGTGTACTATGTGAGTCACGCCTTCCGAGGATCTGAAGGAAACTATAGCGAAGTAGAAAAAGTCTTATTTGCAATCGTGATGGCAAGCAGAAAGCTGAAACCTtacttccaatcccaccagatcatcgtcAGATCCAGCCAACccgtgaaaaagattctggaaggaaAGAATAAATCAAGCCGCGTCACTGATTGGGCTAATCAACTTGCGGATTTCGGCATCGAATATGAACCACGAACGGCGATCAAAGCACAAGCTTTGGAGGACTTCATCGTCGAAAGCACTATCCCCCAACATCCTGAGCCTAATCAAGAATGGAAGTTATATGTGGATGGATCCTCGACACAATCAGCAAGCGGAGCTGGGTTGCTGATCGTGTCTTCTGcaggggtccgtatggaaagagcGGTCAGATTCGAGTTTGCGGCCTCTAACAATGAAGCGGAATACGAAGCATTACTCATGGGGCTCAAAATCTGTCATGAAGCAGGTGCGAAAGTATTATCCACTTTTTCTGACTCCCAGTTAATAGTCGGACAAGTAAATGGAGAATTCGAGGCCAAAGATGAAGGCATGAAGATGTACCTGCAACAAGTAAGAGAATTTGTCAAgaaattcgacaaattcacaTTAGTCCACATCCCACGATCTCAAAACGCTCAAGCCGATTCCTTAGCAAAACTCGCCAGCTCAGCTGAAACAGTCGCGGCTCGCGATATTATCTGGGGAGTTCTTCCGAACCCCAGTATCAACCTCATGGTTAACACAATTGATAGATCAGATATGTGGATGGAACCGTACATCAAATTTTTGCAAAATCAGACGCTCCCCCATGACGAGAATCAAGCCAAAATGCTTCAAAAAAAGGCCAGATGGTTCGAGCTCCACGAAGGCACGctctataaaaaatcatatacccaTCCCCTCTTGAAGTGTGtttctcctgaagaaggaaactacatccttcgcgaaatacaTGAAGGCGGATGCGGTATACATCAAGGAGTACGAACTGTCATTGGCAAAATCCTCAGAAGCGGATATTACTGGCCCTCTCTTAGGGAAGACGCGGAAACATTAGTCAAGCGATGCCCCGAATGCCAATACCACTCAAAGATTGAAAGAAAACCATCTAACTACCTGTCCATCATGCAAGCCGTCTTACCGTTCGATAAATGGGGTATGAatctccttggccccttccctCCCGCAAAGGGACAACGCAAATTCATTATagtggccattgattatttcaccaaGTACGTGGAAGCAGAGCCCCTCAGCTCCGTCACGGATAACCAAGTCTACCAATTCATATGGCGAAATATCATCACAAGATACGACATTCCCCGTGTGATCATCACTAACAATGGGAGACAATTTGTCAGTAAGAACACAACACAATATTGTGACAGATTTGGCATTCAAATTCGTTTCAGCTCCGTATCTCGGCCACAAACAAATGGGCAAGTTGAATCAGCAAACAAGGAGATCCTAAACggtatcaaaaagaagatagaagGGCTTAAAGGTACTTGGGACGAAGAACTACCCGGCATCTTGTGGGCAAGCCGAACAACCGTCAAAGAAGCAACGGGGCATACCCTATTCTCTCTAGTATATGGATCTGAAGCAGTGCTTCCAGTAGAGATAGGCATACCCTCCACAAGGttcacctactactcacacgacgaGAATGAACAGAGGAAAAGGGAGAACTTGGATCTGCTTCCAGAAACACGGGGGAACGCATTATTAAGGTCCATGGCCCAGAAGCAAAAAATGACTCGCAACTTCAACCGGCTCGTCAAAacaaaacatattcatgtggggGACTATGTCCTACGCAAAGTCGAAGCCACAGGGAAAATCGTAGAGAAAGGGAAGCTTGGAGCCAACTGGGATGGTCCGTTCAAAATCGTCCGTATCATCAAACCTGGAACATttgaactagaagacatgaatGGAAAGAAGCTATCCcgcccatggaatggagatcatTTGAAAAAGTACTTCATTTAA